Proteins from one Rhodospirillales bacterium RIFCSPLOWO2_02_FULL_58_16 genomic window:
- a CDS encoding addiction module antidote protein, HigA family: MPREYKVRTKPAMRPPHPGSILRLDVVPALDISVVQAARELGISRQLLHGILAEKLPVSAEMAVRLGKWCGNGAHLWIALQRDYDLWQAERKLADRISGIPTHEAASY; the protein is encoded by the coding sequence ATGCCCCGCGAATATAAGGTCCGAACCAAGCCCGCGATGCGCCCGCCGCACCCCGGCTCGATCCTGCGTCTTGATGTCGTGCCGGCGCTGGATATTTCAGTCGTTCAGGCGGCGCGGGAGCTTGGCATTTCACGTCAACTGCTACACGGCATTCTTGCCGAGAAGCTGCCTGTCTCGGCTGAAATGGCCGTGCGGCTGGGCAAGTGGTGCGGCAACGGGGCGCATCTGTGGATCGCCCTGCAACGCGATTATGACCTTTGGCAAGCCGAGAGAAAGCTTGCCGACCGGATTTCAGGCATCCCGACTCATGAGGCTGCTTCTTATTGA